The DNA region CCGATATTCTGCATCGGCGAGGTCCCCACATTTCCGGGAATCAGCGACAAATTCTCGAGTCCACCGTAATCTTTACGTAAACAGTATTGTACAAACTCGTGCCAGTTTTCGCCCGCTTTCGCCGTTACCTGGACTTCATTATCATTGATTACCTCTTCAGAAATTCCCTTCAAATTCAACTGAATCACCAATCCCTCAAAATCTTTCGTAAAAAGAATATTGCTTCCACCGCCTAGAAAGAGTGGGTGAGTTGGGGAGTCGGGGAGTTGGAGTGTGGCTAGGTTTTTTAAAACCTCAATAAGTTCTTCCGCCGAACTCACTTCCGCAAAATACCTTGCAGAAACATCAACTCCGAAAGTATTGTGATTCTTTAAAGAATAATTTTCCTGGATGGTCATTAAAATAATTTATGGCAAATTTATTAATTCTAAAAGACAAAATGCCACAAACACTTTATTCGTGCATTCGTGGCATTTTATCAAATGTATCTTAAATTACAGATTAAACTCAATCTTATATTTCTGCAGCGCGTCGTTCAGCAGTTCCACGCTTCTTCGCAAATCGTCTTCCTTCAGAACATAAGCCATCCGCACCTGTTTTTTTCCAAGTTCGGGATCGCTGTAGAAACCACTCATCGGCGCGACCATAATGGTTTCGTTGTTGTGGGAATAGTGTTCCAAAAGCCACTGCGCAAACTTGTCGGAATCGTCGATCGGAAGCTCTACACCGCAGTAAAAAGCACCTTGAGGTTTAGGGCAGATTACTCCGGGAATCCCGTTTAACAAATCAACCATTAGGTTTCTTCTTTTGGTATATTCTTCACGCACTCTCAGGATGTATTCCGTATCGTTGTGGTGCGCTGCAGCTGCCGCGATCTGTCCGAGCAAAACCGGACTCAATCTTGCCTGTGCGAAAAGCATTGCCGCATCGTGTATTTTCTTCGAACGGGTAATCATACAGCCGATTCTTGCGCCACACATCGAATACCTTTTTGATTCGGAATCGACGATGATGCAGTGGTCCTTCAACTCCTTAAACTCAAGCATTGAAATCTGCTGCTTTCCATCATAAACATATTCACGGTACACTTCGTCGGAAATAATCACGATGTCGTGTTTCAAGGCAATCTGCGCCAACTTTTCAAGCTCTTCTCTCGTATAAAGATATCCGGTAGGATTCCCAGGATTGCAGATGATAATCGCTCTGGTTTTATCGGTAATTTTTTTCTCGAATTCCTCAACAGGAGGCAGCGCAAAACCCGTATCAATCGACGAAGGAACTGCCACTACATTCACCTTGAAAGTATTGGCAAAACCGTTGTAGTTCGCATAATAAGGTTCAGGAATAATCACCTCGTCGCCATCGTCGCACAATGTGGAAATGGCAAAATTCAGCGCCTCCGAACCTCCGTTGGTCACGATGAAATCGTTGGTCGTCAAATCGGTGAATCCCAATCGGTGGTAATAATCCTGCAACGCCTGTCTGTACTCCAGATTCCCTTCGGAAAGCGCGTACTCATAAATCTTAAGGTGGTTGTTTTTCACAGCGTCCAAAGCGGTTTGCGGCGTTTCGATATCGGGTTGCCCAATATTCAGGTGATATACTTTTATCCCTTTCTGCTTCGCCTGCAGCGCATAAGGAACCAACTTTCGAACCGGTGAAGCCGGCATATTTTGGGCTCTAAGAGAAATTTTCGGCATGATTTTAAAATTTCCACAAAAATAGTGTTTTTTTAGGAGCTTCACAGTTTTCGCTTCTCTGGAAATGCGGTCCGGTTTTCCGCTGTATCTTTTCCACTGGATTCCGCTACGCTCCACCAGCGGAAAAGGATGCCGCTGCAACCCGGGCTAAAAACTCTTACGGTTTGTCTTTGAAAGGATTTACCCTCAAACAAAAACCGCCCAGAAATTCCGGACGGTATTGTTTTGCGTTTTCTTGACACACCATAAATCACGTCTCAACGGGGATTCACCATTCACAATGAAATGGATTCACCCCAAAAATTATTTCATAAACCCTTTATTAATCAACAACGGCTTAATGCTCGGTGTTCTTCCGGTGAAATCTTTGAACGCCTGATTCAGATCTACAGAATTCCCAACGGACAGAATATATTTTCTGAATCGGTCACCGTTTGCTCTCGTCATTCCACCATTTTTCGAGATCCAGTCCCAAGCATCGGCATTCAGCATATCGCTCCACATGTAGGCGTAGTATCCTGCAGAATAACCACCACCCCAAATGTGTGCGAAATACGGAGAATGGTATCTCGGCGGAACTGCGTTTAACGTAAACCCATATTTATTCAAAACATTTTTCTCGAATTCCAAAGTGGGTCTGAACTGCGATTCGTCGGTCACGGAATGCCAGTTCATATCCAAAGTCGCCGCAGAAACCAGTTCAGTTGTAGAATATCCCTGGTTGAAAGTTCCCGCATTTTTGATTTTGTCCACCAAAGATTGCGGCATCGGCTGCTTGGTTTGATAATGGATGGCGTAGTTTTTCAGCACTTCAGGTTCGAGCGCAAAAAATTCGTTGATCTGCGAAGGAAACTCCACGAAATCTCTCGGCGTATTCGTACCCGAAATCGAAACATATTTTTGGTCGGCAAAAAGTCCGTGCAGAGTATGCCCAAACTCGTGGAACATGGTGGAAACATCATCATAAGAAATCAATGAAGGTTTTCCTTCGGCTGGTTTTTGGTAATTGAAGACATTCACAATCACCGGTTTCTGACCCAAAAGATGCGACTGCTCCACAAAATTGCTCATCCACGCTCCACCGTTTTTGTTGTTTCTGGTATAAAAGTCGAGGTAGTAGATTGCAAGCGACTTCCCGTCGCGGTCGAAAACTTCATATACCATCACATCAGGATGGTAAACCGGCAAATCTTTTCTTTCTTTAAAGGTAATTCCGTAGAATTTTTCGGCAGCAAAAAACACTCCTTTTTCCAAAACGGTTTTCACTTCAAAGTACGGTTTGATCTGGTTTTCGTCCAAATCATATTTTGCTTTTCTCACTTGTTCTGCGTAGAAATTCCAGTCCCAAGGTTCGACGGTGAAACCGCCTTTCTGCGAATCGATCAGCTTTTGGATCTCGTCGCGTTCCTTGGTTGCGGCTTCAACTCCGGGTTTTGCGAGCTGCGCCAAAAGGTTCATTGCGTTTTCTGGATTCTTCGCCATCTGGTCCTGGAGTTTCCATTCTGCGAAAGATTTTTTTCCCTGCAAATGTGCTTTTTCCATTCTTAGTTTTGCTTGTCTTTCAAGAATGCTTCGAGTATCGTCGGCATTTCCTTTTTCGGCACGGAACCAGGAAGCTTTAAAGAGTTTCTCACGTGTCGCACGATTTTTCAAATTCTGAAGAAGCGGTTGTTGAGTTGTATTTAGCAAAGCTAAAAGGTATTTCCCGTCGTGTCCCGCTTTTTTGGCATCAGAAGCTGCGGCGGCAATTTCGTCGGCAGAAAGTCCGTCGAGTTCCTTTACATTATCAATCAGCACAGCTCCGTTTTTTCTCGCATCGAGAAGTCTGTTGGAAAACTGTGTGGAAAGCGTCGCCAACTCCTCATTGATTTTTTTCACTTTATCCTTATCGGAAGCGGAAAGATTCGCACCCGCGATCTCAAATTTCTGCAGGTAATATTCGGTTAACCGTCGGTCTTCGCCTTTTAAACTGTTCAGGTCGATCGACTTTATTCTTTGGTAAAGGTTGTCGTTCAGATAAATTTTATCGTTCTGCGCTGCAAATTTTGGAGCATACTCTTCTTCCAGTTTCTGCAGATACGGATTGGTGTTGGAACCCGTGAGATTATCAAAAATAATTTTAGCCCTATTTAATACTGCTCCGCTTTGTTCGAGCGGTAAAACGGTATTTTCAAAAGTCGCCACCGATCTGCTGTTTGCGATTTTTTCTATTTCCGCGAGTTGCTGCTTCAAGCCAAAATCAAACGCAGGTTGAAAGTGTTCGTCCTTAATCTTGTCGAATTCCGGAGCTTGGTATTGAAGCGCGCTCTTCTTCATAAAGGGATTGTTCGCCAAAGCCGCGTCAGAAACGGGAACTTCGGTGTTTGTGTTTTCAGTGTTTTTCATCGTCGTACAGCTGGAATTAAACGCCAGCGAAGAAATTAATAAAACGGATGTAATATTTTTCATTTTTGAATTGTTATTGATTGTAAAGGTATTAAATTTAACGAAAATAAATTCCGCTCTTATGAAAACAATTGGATTAATCGCAGTTTCAGCACTTTCACTTCTTGCATGCAACATCAAAAGCGAAAGTGGTTTTCCATTAAATATCGTGCCGAAGGAAGGAAGTGGCACTATTGTACAGAAAGAATTCGAAATGGATTTTGACCAGATTAAAGTGGTGCAGTCGATTTCTGCAGAAGTGGTAAAAGCCGATCAGGAAAAAGTTGTGATTTCCGCACCTTCCGATTTGATGGACGATATTTTGGTTGAAAATAATGGTGGTGAGCTTTACATCCACTTCAAGCCGGGAGTGAATATTTCTACCCGAAATGTTTCCGCAAAAATTTTCGCTAAAGATTTCAATGCTCTAAAGGCAAGTTCCTCTGCAACCATTATCGTTAAAGACAAATTCACGCAGGACAGAACCGATATTTCCGTGTCGAGTTCAGGAACAG from Chryseobacterium suipulveris includes:
- a CDS encoding pyridoxal phosphate-dependent aminotransferase, whose translation is MPKISLRAQNMPASPVRKLVPYALQAKQKGIKVYHLNIGQPDIETPQTALDAVKNNHLKIYEYALSEGNLEYRQALQDYYHRLGFTDLTTNDFIVTNGGSEALNFAISTLCDDGDEVIIPEPYYANYNGFANTFKVNVVAVPSSIDTGFALPPVEEFEKKITDKTRAIIICNPGNPTGYLYTREELEKLAQIALKHDIVIISDEVYREYVYDGKQQISMLEFKELKDHCIIVDSESKRYSMCGARIGCMITRSKKIHDAAMLFAQARLSPVLLGQIAAAAAHHNDTEYILRVREEYTKRRNLMVDLLNGIPGVICPKPQGAFYCGVELPIDDSDKFAQWLLEHYSHNNETIMVAPMSGFYSDPELGKKQVRMAYVLKEDDLRRSVELLNDALQKYKIEFNL
- a CDS encoding M3 family metallopeptidase, whose protein sequence is MKNITSVLLISSLAFNSSCTTMKNTENTNTEVPVSDAALANNPFMKKSALQYQAPEFDKIKDEHFQPAFDFGLKQQLAEIEKIANSRSVATFENTVLPLEQSGAVLNRAKIIFDNLTGSNTNPYLQKLEEEYAPKFAAQNDKIYLNDNLYQRIKSIDLNSLKGEDRRLTEYYLQKFEIAGANLSASDKDKVKKINEELATLSTQFSNRLLDARKNGAVLIDNVKELDGLSADEIAAAASDAKKAGHDGKYLLALLNTTQQPLLQNLKNRATREKLFKASWFRAEKGNADDTRSILERQAKLRMEKAHLQGKKSFAEWKLQDQMAKNPENAMNLLAQLAKPGVEAATKERDEIQKLIDSQKGGFTVEPWDWNFYAEQVRKAKYDLDENQIKPYFEVKTVLEKGVFFAAEKFYGITFKERKDLPVYHPDVMVYEVFDRDGKSLAIYYLDFYTRNNKNGGAWMSNFVEQSHLLGQKPVIVNVFNYQKPAEGKPSLISYDDVSTMFHEFGHTLHGLFADQKYVSISGTNTPRDFVEFPSQINEFFALEPEVLKNYAIHYQTKQPMPQSLVDKIKNAGTFNQGYSTTELVSAATLDMNWHSVTDESQFRPTLEFEKNVLNKYGFTLNAVPPRYHSPYFAHIWGGGYSAGYYAYMWSDMLNADAWDWISKNGGMTRANGDRFRKYILSVGNSVDLNQAFKDFTGRTPSIKPLLINKGFMK
- a CDS encoding head GIN domain-containing protein, yielding MKTIGLIAVSALSLLACNIKSESGFPLNIVPKEGSGTIVQKEFEMDFDQIKVVQSISAEVVKADQEKVVISAPSDLMDDILVENNGGELYIHFKPGVNISTRNVSAKIFAKDFNALKASSSATIIVKDKFTQDRTDISVSSSGTVKGDLEANDLSIDVSSSGDFSGKIWAVNLNSEVTSSGDVNISGKAKNANLRASSSGTLNAKNVIAENADIQASSSGDVNLSVSNSLKASASSSGDIVVIKKGALNILNKSESSGGSVTVQ